A window from Myxococcus fulvus encodes these proteins:
- a CDS encoding nucleotide sugar dehydrogenase, which produces MVGSPLLERIRRREAKVGVVGLGYVGLPLGMAFAEAGFPVVGLDVDKRKLDKIEKGESYIKHIPSAPLAELTKAGKLKATGDFSRSKELDCIIICVPTPLTASREPDMSYIIQTGESLAPHVRRGQLFILESTTYPGTTEEVLKPILEKNGLKAGVDFHLAFSPEREDPGNKNFNTKTIPKIVGGYSPECSEVAAALYGSALKEVVPVSSTRVAELAKLLENIYRCVNIAMVNEMKMLCDRMNVDVWEVIQAASTKPFGFQPFYPGPGLGGHCIPIDPFYLTWKAREYEFHTKFIELAGEVNWQMPYYVVQRTMEALNKAKKTLNGAKVLCLGAAYKKDIDDMRESPSLRIMTLLAEKGAELCYHDPYVPELHKGHGFNMEMKSVPLEPEKLGEYDAVLILTDHTNIDYAAVVANATCVIDTRNATKGVPQGREKVTKA; this is translated from the coding sequence ATGGTGGGCAGCCCGCTGCTGGAGCGCATTCGTCGGCGGGAGGCGAAGGTCGGTGTGGTGGGGTTGGGGTACGTGGGTCTTCCCCTGGGCATGGCGTTCGCCGAGGCCGGCTTCCCGGTCGTGGGGCTCGACGTCGACAAGCGCAAGCTCGACAAGATTGAAAAGGGCGAGAGCTACATCAAGCACATCCCCAGCGCGCCGCTGGCGGAGCTGACGAAGGCGGGCAAGCTGAAGGCCACCGGGGACTTCTCCCGGTCCAAGGAGCTGGACTGCATCATCATCTGCGTGCCCACGCCGCTGACGGCCTCGCGTGAGCCGGACATGAGCTACATCATCCAGACGGGTGAGTCGCTCGCGCCGCACGTGCGCCGCGGTCAGCTCTTCATCCTGGAGTCCACCACGTACCCGGGCACCACCGAGGAGGTGCTCAAGCCGATTCTGGAGAAGAACGGCCTCAAGGCGGGCGTGGACTTCCACCTGGCCTTCAGCCCCGAGCGCGAGGACCCGGGCAACAAGAACTTCAACACCAAGACGATTCCGAAGATCGTCGGTGGCTACTCGCCCGAGTGCTCCGAGGTCGCCGCGGCGCTGTACGGCAGCGCGCTGAAGGAAGTGGTGCCGGTGTCCTCCACCCGCGTGGCGGAGCTCGCCAAGCTGCTGGAGAACATCTACCGCTGCGTCAACATCGCCATGGTCAACGAGATGAAGATGCTCTGCGACCGCATGAACGTGGACGTGTGGGAGGTCATCCAGGCCGCCAGCACCAAGCCCTTCGGCTTCCAGCCGTTCTACCCGGGCCCGGGTCTGGGCGGTCACTGCATCCCCATCGACCCGTTCTACCTGACGTGGAAGGCGCGCGAGTACGAGTTCCACACCAAGTTCATCGAGCTGGCCGGCGAGGTGAACTGGCAGATGCCCTACTACGTGGTGCAGCGCACCATGGAGGCGCTCAACAAGGCGAAGAAGACGCTCAACGGCGCGAAGGTGCTGTGCCTGGGCGCGGCGTACAAGAAGGACATCGACGACATGCGCGAGAGCCCGTCCCTGCGCATCATGACGCTCCTGGCGGAGAAGGGCGCGGAGCTCTGCTACCACGACCCGTACGTGCCGGAGCTGCACAAGGGCCACGGCTTCAACATGGAGATGAAGTCCGTCCCGCTCGAGCCGGAGAAGCTCGGCGAGTACGACGCGGTCCTCATCCTCACGGACCACACCAACATCGACTACGCCGCCGTGGTGGCCAACGCGACGTGTGTGATTGA